From the Chrysemys picta bellii isolate R12L10 unplaced genomic scaffold, ASM1138683v2 scaf219, whole genome shotgun sequence genome, the window tatgccccaacatagcaaggaccattttccagtggtgggtactcccctcgtagacctgttcatgaccagacagaacaggaaatgtcagccgttctgctgtctgcgtgactgcaacccgggctcactcacagatgtcgtcttactcccttggagaaatcacctgttctgcgcctttcccctctccccccaattccttttgtgCACAAGATCTTGCTGAAGATCAAGAGCGAAGATTATTCTCATAGCCTCAACCTGGCCACATCAGCACTAGTTTGGCTTATTTCTAGACCTGTCAGTAGCAACTCCAATGCcactccctccccttctggaccTGGTCTCGCAAGATCGcggccaaatgctccatctgcctgacgggtccatgtttaaacctgcagaactggcctgttcggagcaggtctgctaggttttgctaggcagtaggaatccaattaccagagctacttaccttgccaagtggaagcgtttctccattTGGTCTACCCTGCAAGGCCTCTCACCGGGGTGCCAGAATCTCCCTATGAGTGTGGGGGGGCTACCGGTGCTGAAACGgtgactccgcctcttccccaattcccctccccccgcttcacttcttctcaggctctgcccactccccccttcccctccccccgctctcacctgctgctaatgtggcagggccatggccccttggtccccctgttccggcacccctgcctcctcacccactgAGTCATCTTTCAGATGAAGCAGATACTCCAGAACCGTCTGGGAACAGCCAGGTCTAGCGATTTCATCCGTTAAGGTACACCTAGGAGCGATCTCCGCATTCTACCCCTGCTGGGTGGTCAGTCAGGTTTTTCACATGAAATATCCATTCCCTTCCTCAAGGGCTTTGAAAGGCTGTACCCACAAATCTGGGAacccatctgtgataaatgagtgggggtagcaccccaaccattcagtagctatagaatcctccttagcagctgtaccctaactgccttacctgtaaagagttaagaggtaagcttaaaatgagttggcacctgaccaggggaaccagtaaggaagctgtaccctctcaaagtggggaaaagtgctgggtgtgtgggtcttttgttctcttggctgcagagggacagggcagTACTTATGCCGTAAAAAGCTCTGGgctaggtatgaaaaatcatcaggatcatacctagaaactactcatttggaaccaccgatatggaagttgtcagggttccctccccactctaaactctagggtaaagacgtggggacccgcatgaagagctcctaagctttttctaccagcttaggttaaaacccccaaggtacaaaattccctgcaccctgagaaatgcttctctcactgccaccatcaagtgttttaaacaggaatccgggaaaggaaccacttgaagttccccttccccccaaaataccctctcaagcccgtacaccccctttcctgggaagcttgagaataatctCCTAACCAGTTGGTTACACCGTGATCTAAAAACCGACTCCCGAGgttttaaaaccatagaaaacagtcaggttcttaaaagaaggattttattaaaacaaagaaggtaaaatcatctctgtaaaatcaggatggtaactattttacaggatactcaatttccaaactcagagggattccccctctggacaaaaccttaaagttacagaaaaaacaggaataacccTTCCCTCTAACACAGGGAAAgctcaccaagcaaaacaaacagaaacctactcgcaatgctgactaaacttactttagaaaagtgaggtttggtgaggagattgatttttctgcaggtacttcttgtctcccaagatcactctgactcaaagagccacacacaaagtcttcccccctcccaagatttgaaagtatcttgtccccttgttggtcagatgccagccaggtcaggtgtcagtctggctacctgaatttcttaaccctttactggtaaGAGGATTTTATAGCACTGCATCAGACCCTCTCTCccgtccctttatatttatgacagaagtAGAACAAGAAATGTTCAGGTAGATACAATTAGGCCGATCtttttttatggcttgtggattcctgtgtgctaaccccacgtgcttttgttttgttgtaacctttaaactggatcccaagaaagctactcttggtgattaatccttgcagttgctcttctaagatctagcaataacctaagttttccaagggtgttttctttcttgtttttaaataaaatttcctttttgtaagaacatgactggatttctgtgtcttatgaggtaaagaggttgtgcatatattaatcagctaatacaaccgctgggttctccttttcttttgtttcctttcttggctttcccgaagaaggggtggaaaagccgaggggccccagaaaaacttcccaagagagttcttctggattggcaaaaggcagattttcacttgggtggtggcagcattaccaggctggagtggccagtattaatttttcgagtccttgcaggctcccaccttctgcactcgaaatgccagagtggggaatcagccttgacaacatccccGTGGGGAACTTAAACCTGGTCCTGTCAGAGCTcacggggcctccctttgagcctctagcatTGTGCTCTCTGTTGGACCTTTCCTAGAAGGTCGCCTTTCTGGTAGCAATTACCTCAGTCTGGAGGGGCTCGGAGATTAGAGCTCTTATGTCAAAACCTCCATATACAGTGTTCTTTAACGAcaaggcagtggcgtagccaggttaagAGCACGGGGAGCGGAGCTAAAAAAAGGCGCTGGGAGCAAAAAAAATGCTCCACTCAGTCAGTAGCGCAGGAGCAAAAGGCGTCGGAGCACAAAAAAGGCACAGcttctgctcagtgggggagcggccgctccccctgctcccccccaactCGGCTACGCTACTGCAACAAGGTACAACGTTGCCCCCACCCcgtgttcctcccaaaggtaatcttggagttcatagtaatcagggtattttcctgcccattcccttcctcaagccgcacaagaatagggaggaatgacatctccaccctctggatgTTAGGCAGGTGTCCTAAACTGATCCATAAATTCACACCGCTCTGATAGGATGAAAACCCTACCCCTTTTGGCTCAGAGAATTTCATTGTGGATTACATTGTGCATTCACATGTGCTATGAGCAGGCAGGTgtcccaccacctgccttccttgcggcccattctgtgagagcacaagcttcctcagtggcgttcatggcccaggcctgatccaggacatttgcagagcagcgacCTGGGCGTCAGTACATACTTTTTCTTCCAACTACGCCATTACCCACTCAGTGAGAGATGCCACTGGTTTTGGTTGGGCAGTATTGTAATCCATGTGtccatgaactccgagcccacctcttaCGGTATTGCTTGGGAGTCCCCGAACGTGGAAGGGACTTGTGCAAacagttgaagaagaaaaaatggttactaacctttctgtagctgttgttacttttaatgttttccacaagtgattagtgatttttgggtgtctgatgttcagaggccgggtgctcccactttctgatcaggcccctttaaagggtctcagttaggcacccaaaatcactagtcattgctgaaaatcttggcatttacctcaatgtatctaatgcagggtgagggaggggtgaaaaTATTTGGGACCCTGTGTGAGTTATTTTTGTGCCCCAACATTCTACCCAGTTTGCCAAGCTAGGGGTCTGATCCTTTCCCCACGTTTCAGTCTTCCTCGTGATCCCCACACTGTTCTCTGTtcaccacagcctctctcccgctcccctaaattctccttcctgtccccatcccccttccctccccaccagtctccctccctgcctcctatcagcccaggggtggctccattaactgagtctgctcttggttgtgtgcgagatgggggccgttgttgtgaagattagcctggctgtaggaaaatggtggctagctgaactaagggccgtcagtggcctgatcctcacagggaatcaccttgagacagtggccatgtgaaaaagaggccaagcatatgaagttggttctttgccattcctagactgagttgggggcacggagaagatggggcagggaaacagagtgACCCTGGGCATTCTGTGAGGTCATTAAACCAGAGCAGAGGTTAGTGTGGGGGACAGATCTGTACCACCTCCTCACAGGGGAATGGGGGTACTGTCAATGACGGAGGTGGGGGACCAAGTGATCCTGAGGACCCtgcaaaattaatacaacagagcagaagagagttgggtacagacaccctgaactccctctcttctccagattgaCCCTGACTACGAGAACTGGGGGGATCCgcagagagcagaagagagctggaggggatagatccctgcaatatccggagtactccctttgggattgtgccaccctgctcctcctgcagggaacatacaagaacaagcagcagtgaggtattccttgaaggttgtgagctctctgcagtgggggcTCTTTAGTGTACAAGACCCAACAGATGGAGAGGGTGCCCCCTGCGGGTTTGGGTTCCCTCctgaaaggagctgggagggtgtaggacccaacagcataagtgggaaccccatttctcaggggagggagggcccagtagcaagaagaagaaccactgggctacctgcagtgggctcttggtgagattttcagagagagactgcttctgaccctcagctgtgtTTCAGGGTTTCACATCATCCAGACGATATACGGCTGTGATCTCCGGGAAGACAACAGCATTCAGGGGTTTTACCAGGATTCATATGACGGACGAGACTTTCTTACCTTCGATAAGGAGACCATGACTTGGGTAGCAGCAGATATTGGGGCTCAGATCaccaagaggagatgggaggCTGAAGTAAATGACAACCAGCAGTGGAAACGCTATGTGGAGGGGAATTGTATTTCCTGGCTAAGGAGTGCTCTAGAGTACGGGAAGGAGACTCTACAGAGGAAAGGTAAGGCGGGGGACAAGCCCCACCTAGGGGGACACTACTGGCTACAtctccattccccagccccagttccaaCTGGAGCAGGTGGGTAGGGGGATATTCAGCGAACCTTGCACCAGGGATAGGTGGggaaacaaccccttccccatcagttctgctggaaaaaaagataagaaattgaaaatgttaaaagcagttcactgtagagaagctgcatctccagagccacttgaccaaatgagcgcaacttcacatcacaaattctacctcttcctctgatgtgacacagccgttatcaaggcaatctgtacttgtgcatgttagagcactctgcttaattatggaagtgccacttccatggacaccagcttcattcaccatgtaattcttccccattcactgtctgtaccatcatatttcttgtgttgcccccagcccgtgttccatcaatgatggtagctttgtccttgttgccaaacttctcctacagtcatttatgtgcttccttccatgccattccctacatgtggaattgccctccccatactaacctggaagaaggctccccttgtccttaaagttttccccctcaagacctacctttgctgcaacactttcatacttacttttcgattcttttatcaataagacaccagataatcacactcaaatttattaccaaagctttttagttaaagattaatcacaaacatagaagggaagaggttaaatgctttaacactccaactcaggaggacagtctgcttcaaaatgttaactcactattacccgtttatgtaccttgtctgttaccatgtacacacatttcccagattagttagcatcattacacaccctgatctttcccttcccaaacagtttgcacttgctgttcaaggttacttgaaatttctacccagttttttgcaacaattatactagttgcttatttctctcacaaacctcagcagaacattatcttgtcctttgccatctttacaaatgccaacaagaaaaatccatacacagcattgtaatgggtatttcagtgccagggggttgggaaactgatttttcaacattagcataattccttttgaaatccataatattggggtaaatagatttggtaacaacctacaagaaattagccaattCAAATTAGCTCGTTTGAGGGGCAATTTAGCACTGTGTGTCACTTTTTGTTTAATGGgccctttccatctctaattggtcagtttatccagtccagtttttgctccctggccagggcaagattcttctctctttcaaatctagggactgagaggagatgggtaCAAACCTAGTGTGTGATTGACACCTGTATCTGGAGTTTAGTGAAGCCTGTCAAGGTATTTGTGTCTCTGTGGtttggagcagaggccaggtcagGGACCTGGATTCAGGATTCACCGTTGCTGATACTGTAAATTCGGCACAGAAATCCTCTAACATGGTGGTTCTCTCTCATCAGAGGGATTCTGtctcatggactctcatcctctcccactgcTCGGGTCTCAGAATTTCATGCTGCAAAGCTCTAGAAAATGCTGCCTGGATTAGAGCTGGAAAACACCTaacttgagtttcttctttttcccagtgtGTCCAACAGCTAGAGTGAGCGACAGGTCATCTCATGACGGCctcaccaccctctcctgtaaggtcagtggattctacccccgggacatcaccgtgacctggctgaaaaatggggagagcagacagcaggagatctactctgaaggcatcctacccaatggggatgggacctaccagacctgggtgacaatggagattgatcccaagatcaaagcccattattcatgtcacgtggagcatgaaagcctgttagagccactctctgtctcctggggtaaggagtttgtgtgtttgcctgttttcctagtgggagaggggggatccattaaactcaacccctgaaaaattctcattCGGATTTATAGGTTGAAGCTGGACTTTCTCAGGGTTTGTGAGGCcctgtcctctttggctctgtccccctgcagtcaagttcttgtgctagagttgggacccacagtgcctggggctcatgtcttgctctccagtttgctgcctctggggctgttggatacatctcagcaatacagtgtctgtgaagggagaagattaacaacgagacattaaggcctgaagggaccattctaatcatctgatctgagctcctgcctagtccagggcaggggggaatcacAGTCTGGCCATCTGTGGGCAAACTAGCGCTGatccttcagaaagagatttccattccagatgtagtctccaagggatggagaatttatcacatcccaggagaagctcaaatctgccccttatttccagacagagttggtcttgcttcagcttccagcccgttctcaacttcatgcactcgtggtcctccaatgagtgcaggggacgggactagaaaagctctcgaggtcccttctagtcctaggatTCAGCAGGTTCTCAGAAACACGACTCTATGGGCCCATGTGGCCAGAGGTAGAGATTTaatgttgggagcagcttgtttctgtgtgcagtgatgctggaagagagggtctggccttggaatggagcGAGGAGGCAGATTAGAACCCTGCATCGGGGGAGAGTCTCCTATGCCCCTAGCACAAGGAAGTCGAGAGAGAATTTATTACCCATCTTTTTGCTTGGTTAattgggatgtggaaaaatgcagcatttggaagtgcaaacaatttctaaaagggCAGCCTGCACTGGAAATCTAGTCAACAGATTTCACATCGTAATCCTGCTACTAcgtcccctgccaatttttgtgtcataaaccacatttccttattctcttagaaatatttttctttttgctgtattattatgtggatctttcagacaacaggagaagctgattaatgaaacttaaagtgTATACAGAACTTGGGGTTTAACAGATTCATATAAACCaagaacagtattaaaatatctctatcgtcccctcttcacttcctgccccctcaaaaaacaTGCATAGTGTCTAACTATATTCATGGCAGGGAAATCCAGAGCTTTGAGGTCAGTTTCCAGTTTGTCACCAGAATCACACAATGGGACTGTGTTCCATTAGTCATGAAAGTCAGGGTGGTCAAGAAGGAgttaggggctgggagccaggactcctgggttctgtttctggaaggggagtgggggcaggtgggttaggggaggagggtctggaagtcaggattcctggggtctattcctggctctttcactgactcactgtgtgatcttcAGCAAGTCTCCCCGTTTCCCGTTTAGGGACGAGACTGACATTCGTGCTCTCCCATAGTTCGGTTTATGAAGATTGATTAATGTTATAAAAGTCTTCTattttaagtgctaaatatttattatgaattgaaGTGGTAGAGGCTGGGTCTAGTGTCCAGGACTTTCTGTGGTGGGGTATAATGCCTGGTAGGTACATGGTGGCTGcattggaaggggtggatggttgcaggattcagcccttatctggggagctgactgactgatccctgcactgggatgaaaggggagttttagtgggggatttttccccattgctcattctctccattccatttcagaaccaaataatagtctgattcccattgtggctggagttatcactgcagctgtcctgattggtgttataatcggagtattcttctggaaaaagcaatgcccaggtaaagtggctgggttgggggcatTTCCTGGACTTGCCGGGCCCTGCACACCCACCTAAGTCCAACAGCAATACAGGAGCCAGTGTCAGTACTGTGTGACTGTCCCACTGCGGGACTGAGCTAATGACCCCGATGGGAACTGCTGGAGGGCCAGACCCAGAACCTTGGTGCGGGTTACAGTTTATATGAGGCTTGGTTTTCCAGCGAGCCCAGCAGCCAGTGGACTGAGATCTTTGGAAACTGTCTCGTGTCTTTCTCACCTGCCGATCGTGAGCGCCTGGGACCTTGAGTCCATTACTGGCGCCAGGGGTCTATGCTGGGCCAGGGGTCCTGTTTCTGAGCTGTGGACACAGATCGGAGTCGGTTCCTATCTCGGGAGCGGCATTCACTGAGACCCATCGCCTCTTTTCAAGTGACCatctctgaacagccatcagtattTGCTTGTGGATTTTAGCCTGGAGCCACTGACAGGAGATCCTCGCTCCCACTCATAGACCTTGTCTACAATGAGGCTTTTCGGGAAATCTCCAACTATTGCTCTAgtaccatagaatcctagaactggaagggacctcgagaggacctctagtccagttccctgcactcatggcaggactagatattatctagaccaggggtctcaaactcaaatgaccacgagggccacatgaggactagtgcattggcccgagggccacatcactgacacctctcccctgctgcccccagccctgccccaactctgccccttctattaggccccaccccttccctgcctttcccaccccttccctgcccccattccaacccctttccttgaagtccccaccctaactccaccccctccctgctcccaggggttgcaggaggggtgcggggtgtggccagggctcagggcagggagttggggtgcagaaggggtttggggtgcaggctccggcccagcgccgcttacctagagcagctccggggccaggacaggctccctgcctgcctgccctggcccagcgccactccgggaagcagccggaaccacatgcctgcggcccctggggaaggggccacagggctccgtgcactggctttgctgctcctccagatacctcccccaaagctcccattggccacggttccccattcccggccaatgggcgctgcggaggggcggtgcctggaagggagggcaatgcacagagccctctgcccccacccccactccccgccgccacagggacgtggtgccggccgcttcagggagcggcgcagggcttgCGGCGCCACGGGGGctatagtttgctcacccctggcctggagggggtggggaataggCCACAGGGAATTTTGCAGGCTGCAGGAACTAGCCCCACAGGCCGCATGTTTTAAGACCTctgatatagaccatccctgactaacctgttcttaaaatctccaatgagagagattccacaacctctctaggcaatttattccagtgcttaaccaccctgacaagatttttttccctaatgtccaacctaaacctcccttgttgcaatttaagcccattgcttcttgtcctgtcctcagaagttgatgaatacaatttttcccctcctccttgtaacaaccttttatgtacttgaaaactgttatcatgtcccctctctgtcttctcttctgtgaCTAAACGAACCGAATTCTTtcgatctttcctcataggtcatgttttctagatctttaatcattcgtaTTGCTCTCccatggactttctccaatttgtccacatccttcctgggcacaatactccagttcaggcctaatcagcacagagtagagaggaagaattactccttgtgtcttgcttacaacactcgggctaatcatcccagaatgatgttgcctttttttgcaaccgtgttacacggttgactcatatttagcttgtgatccactatgaccccagattcctttctgtggtacttcttcctaggcgtcatttcccaatttttatgtgtgcaattgatggtttcttcctaagtgggggTAATTTACATTtctccatattgaatttcatcctgtttacttcagattgtttctccagtttgtccagatcattttgaattttaatcctgtcctccaaagcatttgcaaccccttcctGCTTAGTATCACCACaatcttaataagtgtactctctatgccattatctaaacccttgatgaagccattgaacagaaccagacccagaactgatccctgagggtatgtctacactatgagagtagttcgattttacttaaagcgaatttgtggaactgatattacaaagtcaaacgtgtgtatccacactaaggacagtaattcgactttgtgagtccacactaacggggcaagcgtcgacattggaagcggtgcactgtgggcagctatcccacagttcctgtagtccccgctgcccattggaattctgggtcgagcccccaatgcctgctggggcaaaaaatgcgtcaagggtggttttgggtaactgtcgtcattcaaccctcactcccgccctccctccctgaaagcgccggcgggcgatCAGTTcatgcacttttctggtgagtgacagcgcggacgtcacagcactgcgagcatggagcccgctgcgatcatcgctgcagttatggccgttgtcaacacctcgcaccttatcatccacctttttcagaggcagatgctgagaaatcgggcgaggaggctacggcagcgcagtgaggacattaagtctgagaggggcacagacctctcgcaaagcacgggaccccgcgccgtggacatcatggtggcaatgggtcatgttgatggtgtggaacggcgattctgggcccgggaaacaagcacagactggtgggaccgcatagtgctgcagatctgggatgaatcacagtggctgcgaaactttcggatgcgtaagggaactttcctggaactttgtgagttgctgtcccctgccctgaagctcaaggacacccggatgcgagcagccctgactgtccagaagcgagtggccatagccctctggaagcttgcaacgccagacagctacccgtcagtcgcgaatcactttggcgtgggtaaatctaccgtgggggttgctgtgatgcaagtagccaacgcaatcgttgagctactgctttcaaaggtagtgaccctgggaaatgtgcaggtgatcatagatggcttcgctgcgatgggattcccaaactgcggtggggctatatgtggaactcacatccctatcctgggaccggctcaccaggccagccagtacattaaccgaaagggctacttttcaatggtgctgcaagcactggtgaaccataggggatgttttaccaacatcaacgtcggatggccgggcaagggtcatgatgctcgcgttttcaggaactctggtctgtttagatggctgcaggaaggtatttacttcccggaccacaaaataactgttggggatgtggagatgcctgtagtgatcctcggggacccagcctacccgctaatgccctggctcatgaagccctatacaggcgtcCTGGAccgtgaaaaagaactcttcaactacaggctgagcaagtgcagaatggtggtggagtgtgcttttggacgtctcaaggggggagatggagaagcttactgactcgctctgatctcagcgaaaccaatatccccattgttattgcagcttgctgtgtgctccacaatctctgtgagagcaagggggagacgtttatggcggggtgggaggttgaggcaaatcgcctg encodes:
- the LOC135978350 gene encoding class I histocompatibility antigen, F10 alpha chain-like isoform X5; translation: MALALRLLLLGAVALPGGHCRLHSRRILDTVVSEPAPGLPWYSRVVYVDDQLTYVYTSGTKRAEPYTLWMAQNEGSEFWDEVTWWGQRFQKWYNASLNTLSQLYNRTEGFHIIQTIYGCDLREDNSIQGFYQDSYDGRDFLTFDKETMTWVAADIGAQITKRRWEAEVNDNQQWKRYVEGNCISWLRSALEYGKETLQRKVCPTARVSDRSSHDGLTTLSCKVSGFYPRDITVTWLKNGESRQQEIYSEGILPNGDGTYQTWVTMEIDPKIKAHYSCHVEHESLLEPLSVSWEPNNSLIPIVAGVITAAVLIGVIIGVFFWKKQCPGHHE
- the LOC135978350 gene encoding class I histocompatibility antigen, F10 alpha chain-like isoform X4, which codes for MALALRLLLLGAVALPGGHCRLHSRRILDTVVSEPAPGLPWYSRVVYVDDQLTYVYTSGTKRAEPYTLWMAQNEGSEFWDEVTWWGQRFQKWYNASLNTLSQLYNRTEGFHIIQTIYGCDLREDNSIQGFYQDSYDGRDFLTFDKETMTWVAADIGAQITKRRWEAEVNDNQQWKRYVEGNCISWLRSALEYGKETLQRKVCPTARVSDRSSHDGLTTLSCKVSGFYPRDITVTWLKNGESRQQEIYSEGILPNGDGTYQTWVTMEIDPKIKAHYSCHVEHESLLEPLSVSWEPNNSLIPIVAGVITAAVLIGVIIGVFFWKKQCPAGHHE
- the LOC135978350 gene encoding class I histocompatibility antigen, F10 alpha chain-like isoform X9, with the protein product MALALRLLLLGAVALPGGHCRLHSRRILDTVVSEPAPGLPWYSRVVYVDDQLTYVYTSGTKRAEPYTLWMAQNEGSEFWDEVTWWGQRFQKWYNASLNTLSQLYNRTEGFHIIQTIYGCDLREDNSIQGFYQDSYDGRDFLTFDKETMTWVAADIGAQITKRRWEAEVNDNQQWKRYVEGNCISWLRSALEYGKETLQRKVCPTARVSDRSSHDGLTTLSCKVSGFYPRDITVTWLKNGESRQQEIYSEGILPNGDGTYQTWVTMEIDPKIKAHYSCHVEHESLLEPLSVSWG